In a genomic window of Pelecanus crispus isolate bPelCri1 chromosome 1, bPelCri1.pri, whole genome shotgun sequence:
- the PEX26 gene encoding peroxisome assembly protein 26, translating into MRGEPLAWPPVSAQAASLLEEAADLLVLHRDFAAAVERCEAGCDSLGPGSGPGSGPESSAEVKCSLCVVGIQALAEMNRWREVLSWVLQYYHVPEHLPPKVLELCILLYSKVREPQVMLEVGSSWLSDQNNKSLPEYGSLLELYLLHVLLPLGRFEGAEELVRSCDVFDSEQQLAFLRTICESRCQWTQREEMHLAAEEQQDAATETVLGALSQKLLTTLTLLRRALRSMSSHFYLLPYKKMLLATFLLYLVVVRLDPASPTSLPFIYKLVQLFRQAWAAVFSPIHRPPIQD; encoded by the exons atgagAGGCGAGCCCCTGGCCTGGCCCCCGGTCTCGGCCCAGGCGGCCTCGCTTCTGGAGGAGGCGGCCGACCTGCTGGTGCTGCACCGCGACTTCGCAGCCGCCGTGGAGAGGTGTGAGGCGGGCTGCGACAGCCTGGGCcccggcagcggccccggcagcggccCCGAGAG TTCTGCAGAAGTGAAATGCTCCCTTTGTGTTGTGGGAATTCAGGCGCTGGCTGAGATGAACCGGTGGAGAGAAGTTCTGTCTTGGGTCCTACAGTATTACCATGTCCCCGAACATCTGCCTCCAAAAGTTCTGGAGCTGTG tatCCTGTTATACAGCAAAGTGAGAGAGCCCCAGGTGATGCTGGAGGTTGGCAGTAGCTGGCTGAGTGACCAAAATAATAAGAGCCTCCCTGAGTATGGTTCATTGCTGGAGCTCTATCTGTTGCATGTGTTGCTCCCGCTTGGCCGGTTTGAGGGGGCAGAAGAGCTTGTACGCAGCTGTGATGTTTTTGACAGCGAGCAGCAGCTAGCATTTCTCAGGACTATTTGTGAAAGTCGATGTCAGTGGACTCAACGGGAAGAGATGCACTTggctgctgaagagcagcaagatgCAGCAACAGAAACTGTTTTGG GTGCTCTGTCCCAAAAGCTCTTGACCACGTTGACATTGCTACGTAGAGCACTGAGGTCCATGTCAAGCCACTTCTATTTACTTCCTTACAAAAAGATGCTCTTGGCTACTTTTCTGCTGTACCTGGTTGTGGTGAGATTAGACCCAG cTTCTCCCACGTCACTGCCATTCATTTACAAACTGGTCCAGCTCTTCAGACAGGCTTGGGCAGCTGTATTCTCTCCAATCCATAGGCCTCCAATTCAAGACTAA